From a single Pseudomonadota bacterium genomic region:
- a CDS encoding transcriptional coactivator p15/PC4 family protein, translating into MQIGELAKGKDKIIITLKEFKGKQYIDIRTYFENQEGEWIPTKKGISLTPDSVDDLIKFLNEAKQKVSDK; encoded by the coding sequence ATGCAGATAGGAGAACTGGCGAAAGGTAAAGATAAAATTATCATTACATTAAAGGAGTTTAAAGGAAAGCAGTATATTGACATCAGAACATACTTTGAAAATCAGGAAGGAGAATGGATACCGACAAAAAAAGGTATTTCACTCACGCCGGACAGTGTTGATGATTTGATAAAATTTCTGAATGAGGCTAAGCAGAAGGTTTCCGATAAGTAA